The following coding sequences are from one Pusillimonas sp. DMV24BSW_D window:
- the moaB gene encoding molybdenum cofactor biosynthesis protein B — MTKATSNTPKVALNCAVLTISDTRTAANDTSGDYLAQAVAEAGHHCVRRDISSGNVYHIRKVISDWVADPDVHIILTNGGTGFSHQKSTGAAITPLLDMTIAGFGELFRHLSFIEIGSSTLQSDAFAGAANNTLVFCMPGSTNACRTAWERIIKEQLDSTHRPCNFATHYLKTLKTD; from the coding sequence GTGACGAAAGCCACTTCCAACACGCCAAAGGTTGCGCTTAATTGCGCGGTACTCACTATTTCCGACACCCGAACTGCGGCCAACGACACATCGGGCGACTACCTAGCCCAGGCGGTTGCCGAAGCGGGCCATCATTGCGTGCGTCGCGATATCAGCAGCGGCAATGTTTATCACATTCGCAAAGTCATCAGCGACTGGGTTGCCGACCCCGATGTCCATATTATCCTGACCAACGGCGGCACAGGTTTCTCGCATCAGAAATCCACCGGCGCTGCCATTACGCCGTTACTCGACATGACCATTGCCGGTTTTGGCGAATTATTCCGCCATCTTTCATTTATTGAAATCGGTAGTTCAACATTGCAATCGGATGCCTTCGCAGGCGCCGCCAACAATACACTGGTTTTCTGCATGCCCGGCTCCACCAACGCATGCCGCACGGCATGGGAGCGCATTATTAAAGAACAGCTCGACAGCACGCATCGCCCGTGCAATTTCGCCACGCATTATTTAAAAACACTGAAAACGGACTAA
- a CDS encoding molybdenum cofactor biosynthesis protein MoaE: MVVVQTEDFNSAELTAGLRERTAKHAGALVTFTGYVRDYASEKETHTLFLEHYPGMCEREIGDICQQAQSRWNTAEPVVVHRVGEMHNGEQIVFVGVASAHRGDAFRACEFIIDALKTRAPFWKRETLANGEQFWVQQRESDARKTQEWETKQAS, from the coding sequence ATGGTTGTTGTACAAACGGAAGACTTCAACAGCGCCGAGCTCACCGCCGGTTTGCGCGAGCGCACAGCCAAACATGCCGGCGCACTTGTTACCTTCACAGGTTATGTGCGTGACTACGCCAGCGAAAAAGAAACACATACGCTGTTTCTTGAGCATTATCCAGGCATGTGTGAACGTGAAATCGGTGATATTTGTCAACAAGCGCAATCACGCTGGAACACTGCTGAGCCCGTTGTTGTGCATCGCGTGGGCGAAATGCATAACGGTGAGCAAATTGTTTTTGTCGGTGTGGCCAGTGCGCACCGGGGCGATGCATTTCGCGCCTGTGAATTCATTATCGACGCACTGAAAACACGCGCGCCATTCTGGAAACGTGAAACACTGGCAAACGGCGAGCAATTCTGGGTGCAGCAACGCGAGTCTGACGCCCGGAAAACCCAGGAATGGGAAACCAAGCAAGCATCGTAA
- a CDS encoding MoaD/ThiS family protein, with the protein MINVLYFAQVAELTGTRLENWPLNEPITGEQWLNALEQKYPQLAPTRRLKLAVNQFHVKPSAVINPGDEVAVFEPVTGG; encoded by the coding sequence GTGATTAATGTTCTGTACTTCGCCCAGGTTGCCGAGCTTACCGGCACCCGGCTGGAAAACTGGCCGCTGAATGAACCCATTACCGGCGAACAGTGGCTCAATGCGCTGGAACAGAAATACCCGCAACTGGCGCCCACGCGCCGTCTGAAACTGGCGGTGAACCAGTTTCATGTCAAGCCAAGCGCCGTTATTAATCCGGGTGATGAAGTGGCAGTATTTGAACCCGTTACCGGAGGCTGA
- the moaC gene encoding cyclic pyranopterin monophosphate synthase MoaC codes for MSSPNDPGLTLSHLDESGQIRMVDVGGKQATQRSATAQGIVRMSSQAFALLTAKENAKGDVLNTARVAGILAAKRCAELIPLCHSLPLSFAGIDFELNEEKHSITVRSTCRTDAKTGVEMEAMTACSVAALTIYDMCKAADKGIIIEQIKLKHKSGGKSGEWHSD; via the coding sequence ATGAGTTCCCCTAACGACCCCGGTCTTACCTTAAGCCACCTGGATGAAAGCGGCCAAATCCGCATGGTGGATGTCGGCGGCAAACAAGCCACCCAGCGTAGCGCAACCGCGCAAGGCATCGTGCGCATGAGCAGCCAGGCTTTTGCTTTGCTCACCGCGAAAGAAAACGCCAAAGGCGACGTATTGAACACCGCGCGCGTGGCCGGTATTCTGGCCGCCAAACGATGTGCCGAATTAATTCCGCTGTGCCATAGCCTGCCGCTGAGCTTTGCCGGGATCGATTTTGAGCTGAACGAAGAGAAACACAGCATTACTGTTCGTTCAACCTGTCGCACCGATGCCAAAACCGGCGTGGAAATGGAAGCCATGACTGCCTGCAGTGTCGCCGCACTCACCATCTACGATATGTGCAAAGCGGCCGATAAAGGCATTATCATTGAACAGATCAAGCTGAAACATAAGTCGGGAGGTAAAAGTGGAGAATGGCACAGTGATTAA
- a CDS encoding peroxiredoxin, which translates to MAIQKGDQIPDGTLTEFVEVETEGCSLGPNAFKVADLAKGKKIAVFAVPGAFTPTCSAKHVPSYLEHYDALKAAGIDEIWCVAVNDAFVMGAWGRDQKVNGRIRMMADGSGLWTKQLGLELDLTERGLGVRSQRYSMVIDNGVVTQLNLEQGGGYEVSDAETMLKQL; encoded by the coding sequence ATGGCAATTCAGAAAGGTGATCAGATTCCAGACGGAACGTTAACGGAGTTTGTGGAAGTTGAAACAGAAGGGTGCTCGCTCGGACCTAACGCGTTCAAAGTGGCCGATTTGGCGAAAGGCAAGAAAATAGCGGTGTTTGCGGTGCCGGGCGCCTTTACGCCTACTTGCTCGGCCAAGCACGTCCCCAGCTATCTTGAGCACTACGATGCCTTGAAGGCAGCGGGCATCGACGAAATCTGGTGTGTGGCAGTGAATGATGCATTCGTCATGGGCGCTTGGGGGCGTGACCAGAAAGTGAATGGGCGCATTCGCATGATGGCCGACGGCAGCGGTTTGTGGACCAAGCAATTGGGCTTGGAGCTTGATCTAACCGAGCGCGGCCTGGGTGTGCGTTCGCAGCGTTATTCCATGGTGATTGATAACGGCGTCGTGACGCAGCTGAATCTTGAGCAAGGTGGCGGTTATGAAGTCAGTGATGCCGAAACAATGTTGAAGCAACTCTAA
- a CDS encoding MFS transporter encodes MLSAVASFSSLYFATLLLLLGTGLINTYLGISLAEAQVSEIWVGTLIAVYYLGLVLGARTGHRLIASVGHIRAYTATAAVVTVAVLVQALVDNLWVWTFLRFMAGLAMVTQFISIESWLNEQTDNTSRGRVLAFYMVFSGLGTVLGQLSLTLFPELDFRPLVFSGICSILCLIPVALTRRLHPTVPQPAPIMLFYYLKRVPMSLAVVLVGGVLTGSFYGLGPVFAYKQNLSSDQVAIFVAAAVAAGLVSQWPLGWLADRVDRAGLIRINALLLFIITVPLWGWLDLPYWALLVLSCGLGVLQFTLYPIGAAFANDNVDPERRVGLSAVLLMVYGFGACLGPLLVGVIMRELQPGTLFIFAAVCAALLVAYVRPERVTGENLSQDAPTHFVPMTEIQTTPVVAEMDPRVDPETDISYNVDPMEEEQDAMEDSDESQMSSSLGQETVPEHGSGTKV; translated from the coding sequence ATGCTTAGCGCAGTCGCGTCCTTTTCTTCGTTGTACTTTGCCACGTTGTTGTTGCTCCTGGGAACAGGGCTCATCAATACGTACTTGGGTATTAGTTTAGCGGAGGCTCAGGTTTCGGAAATCTGGGTGGGGACGCTGATTGCGGTGTACTACCTTGGGTTGGTGCTGGGCGCGCGAACAGGCCACCGTTTGATTGCCAGTGTCGGGCATATTCGCGCTTACACGGCCACTGCCGCGGTCGTTACTGTGGCGGTCCTGGTTCAGGCGTTAGTGGATAATTTGTGGGTCTGGACATTTCTGCGTTTTATGGCCGGCCTGGCAATGGTGACGCAGTTCATTTCCATTGAAAGCTGGCTGAACGAACAAACTGACAACACCTCACGTGGGCGTGTTTTGGCCTTCTACATGGTGTTTTCGGGGTTGGGTACGGTTCTGGGGCAGTTGTCTCTAACCCTTTTCCCCGAGCTCGATTTCCGGCCCCTGGTGTTTTCCGGTATTTGCTCTATTTTGTGTTTGATTCCGGTGGCGCTAACGCGCAGGCTGCACCCCACTGTGCCGCAACCCGCGCCCATCATGTTGTTTTACTACTTGAAGCGCGTACCCATGTCGCTCGCTGTTGTGCTGGTTGGGGGCGTGTTAACGGGCTCTTTCTATGGGCTGGGTCCGGTTTTTGCCTACAAACAAAACTTAAGCAGTGATCAGGTCGCTATTTTCGTGGCGGCAGCAGTGGCGGCGGGGTTGGTATCGCAGTGGCCGCTGGGCTGGTTGGCCGACCGTGTCGATCGGGCCGGTCTCATTCGCATCAATGCTTTATTGTTGTTCATTATCACCGTGCCGCTTTGGGGCTGGCTGGATTTGCCTTATTGGGCGTTGTTGGTGCTGTCGTGCGGGCTGGGGGTGTTGCAGTTTACGCTGTATCCCATTGGGGCCGCCTTTGCTAACGATAACGTCGACCCGGAGCGACGAGTTGGCTTAAGTGCAGTGTTGCTTATGGTGTATGGTTTTGGCGCTTGCTTAGGGCCGTTGCTTGTGGGCGTGATTATGCGCGAATTGCAGCCCGGTACGCTGTTTATCTTCGCGGCGGTTTGTGCTGCATTATTGGTGGCTTATGTTCGGCCCGAACGCGTTACCGGCGAAAATCTGAGTCAGGATGCGCCTACCCACTTTGTGCCCATGACCGAAATTCAAACGACCCCAGTGGTGGCGGAAATGGATCCTCGTGTGGATCCGGAAACGGACATATCGTACAACGTTGACCCCATGGAAGAAGAGCAAGACGCGATGGAAGACTCCGACGAAAGTCAGATGTCATCAAGCTTGGGTCAGGAAACAGTGCCAGAGCATGGCTCTGGAACAAAAGTTTAA
- a CDS encoding EamA family transporter yields MYVLLLSIGCSVAVSVLLKLARSRRFDLGQAIAVNYVAATMLTLGLLQPQPQNLLNNPDAWGLLGALGLLLPTVFLVMAMAVRHAGIVLSDAAQRLSLLVPLLAAFLIFKEVLTTQKLLGMVLAFVALVCLLIKKKSLNPNQPRAILIPLALVGVWLGYGIIDILFKQLARTGNQFSTSLLGAFVLAGSFMLVVLLFKKTLWTAKNVIAGSLLGVLNFGNIYFYIRAHQLFPENPSLVFASMNIGVICAGTLIGAVIFRERLGKVNVIGIALAIAAMLLLFNAI; encoded by the coding sequence ATGTACGTTCTTTTGCTAAGCATAGGCTGCAGCGTAGCCGTTTCGGTGCTGCTTAAACTGGCACGGTCCAGGCGATTCGATCTGGGTCAAGCTATCGCCGTGAACTATGTCGCCGCTACCATGCTGACGCTGGGCTTGTTGCAACCGCAGCCGCAGAATTTGCTTAATAACCCCGACGCCTGGGGGCTGCTGGGCGCACTCGGTTTGCTTTTACCAACTGTCTTTCTTGTTATGGCGATGGCCGTGCGCCATGCGGGGATTGTCTTAAGCGATGCCGCTCAACGCCTTTCCCTGCTGGTACCGCTACTTGCAGCATTCCTGATTTTCAAGGAAGTTTTAACAACTCAAAAGTTACTGGGGATGGTACTGGCGTTTGTTGCCCTGGTCTGTTTGTTGATAAAGAAAAAAAGCCTTAACCCAAATCAACCGCGCGCCATTCTGATCCCGCTAGCACTTGTCGGTGTATGGCTGGGCTATGGCATTATCGACATTCTTTTTAAGCAACTTGCGCGCACCGGCAATCAATTTTCCACCAGCCTGCTGGGGGCCTTTGTTCTGGCCGGCAGCTTCATGCTAGTGGTCTTACTGTTCAAGAAGACGCTGTGGACTGCAAAAAATGTGATAGCAGGTTCGCTGTTGGGTGTGCTTAACTTCGGCAATATTTATTTTTATATCCGCGCCCACCAACTGTTTCCGGAAAATCCCAGTTTGGTGTTTGCCTCAATGAATATAGGCGTTATTTGCGCCGGCACGCTTATTGGCGCCGTTATTTTCCGTGAGCGTTTAGGAAAGGTGAACGTCATTGGCATCGCTTTGGCCATTGCCGCAATGCTGCTATTGTTCAACGCCATATAA
- the bioB gene encoding biotin synthase BioB, producing the protein MHALVETLVENNAEHDTEKWTIKRILALYELPFPELMFQAQTAHREHHNPNSVQLSSLLSIKTGGCPEDCSYCPQSARYDTGVEKEALLPIEEVLEAAKQAKAGGAQRFCMGAAWRSPKPHQIEAVAQMIREVKALGLETCVTLGMLKDGQAEQLKEAGLDYYNHNLDTSPEFYGEIISTRTYQDRLETLERVRNAGVNVCCGGIVGLGESRRERAGLIAQLANMSPYPDSVPINNLVKVEGTPLFGTDDIDPLEFVRTIAVARITMPRTFVRLSAGREEMSDTMQTLCFLAGANSIFYGEKLLTTGNPQFVEDQKLFERLGLQAHNSSH; encoded by the coding sequence ATGCACGCCCTTGTTGAAACGCTCGTCGAGAACAACGCAGAACACGACACCGAAAAATGGACTATCAAGCGCATTCTGGCGCTCTATGAACTTCCATTCCCGGAACTGATGTTTCAGGCACAAACAGCGCACAGGGAACACCACAACCCCAACAGCGTTCAACTGTCCAGTTTGCTCTCAATTAAAACCGGCGGCTGCCCGGAGGATTGCTCCTACTGTCCACAGTCAGCACGCTACGATACGGGTGTTGAAAAAGAAGCGCTCCTCCCTATAGAGGAAGTGCTCGAGGCGGCGAAACAGGCGAAAGCAGGCGGTGCGCAGCGCTTTTGCATGGGGGCTGCCTGGCGCTCACCCAAACCACACCAAATTGAAGCCGTGGCGCAAATGATTCGCGAAGTAAAAGCGCTGGGCCTTGAAACCTGTGTCACACTGGGCATGCTGAAAGACGGCCAGGCAGAGCAATTAAAAGAGGCTGGTCTCGATTACTACAACCACAACCTGGACACGTCACCCGAGTTCTATGGCGAAATCATTTCCACACGTACTTACCAAGATCGCCTTGAGACGCTTGAACGGGTTCGTAATGCCGGTGTGAATGTATGCTGCGGCGGCATTGTCGGCCTGGGCGAATCACGCCGCGAACGGGCCGGGCTCATTGCCCAACTGGCAAATATGTCGCCCTATCCCGACTCAGTACCCATTAATAACCTGGTGAAAGTGGAAGGCACCCCATTATTTGGTACCGACGACATTGACCCGTTGGAGTTTGTTCGTACCATAGCCGTTGCCCGCATTACCATGCCACGTACTTTCGTGCGCTTGTCGGCCGGGCGCGAGGAAATGAGCGACACCATGCAAACACTGTGTTTCCTGGCGGGCGCCAACTCCATTTTTTACGGTGAAAAATTGCTGACTACCGGCAATCCGCAGTTTGTTGAAGACCAAAAACTGTTCGAACGCCTGGGCCTGCAAGCGCATAACAGCAGCCACTAA